The segment TTCGGCATCGGCTGTTTCCTTGACGCTTGTCAGCGGATTAAGGACCGCTTTCTGTTCGTCGTTCAGCGATGGAAACAGCTTGAAGACTTTTTCGTGCGCCAGGTGCCGAAGAACGTTCAGCACTTCGGCGTCATTGCTGGTCGCCTGTCCGGTGATCAAAATCCGCGTCTGGTCTTTAATAAAGTTAAACTGGTCGTTCCGGATAAATGCTTCCGGACGTTCGCCAGTATATCCTGTTCGATCGGATGTTTCTTTTACATGTATCATTGGAGTCACTCCTTATTGTTGAATTGAATGATTATAAGGAAGCCGTGTAAGGGAATGACACATTTACGGGCGATTTAAATCTTTCTTGTCCCACGCAAAGTATCGCCATTCGGAATACCAGGCTTTGCATGAGTTCCTGCTGATGCTGACAATCGAAGTTTCATTGTCATCTGATATCACTTCCCTTCAGAAACAGGGATTTCTCCCTCATGGGTTTATCATACTCGAATTGACTGTCATTTTCCATTTGAAGAAATCTGAAAAGCGCTTTGAGCCAAGCTGTTATTGATTTTGATAGAACGCCTTTTCTTAAAACACCATTGCCATCCAAGAAATGACAGCGGATAATGGTAAAGAAGAACCAATTGCAAACTAACTAGCGAAAAGGAGTTTCTAAGTGAAACAGATCATAGTGACCACATTCATCAGTTTTACTGTCATTGCGCTGCTGGCCATTGGCGGTTATTTGTTCATTCAGCGTGAAGCCGCGAAAAGCGAAGAGCCTGATGCAGCAGCTGGCAGCGTTAAAGATCCGGAAGCACAGAAAATCATGGACCATCTGGAGACGGCCGGCACCGGTCTGCCTGAAGCGATGAACGAAACACGGCTGCAGTTCTACCTCCACGAAATGACCCACAGCAAAGTCTACGCTGAAGACAAATGGGGAACGGCAAGGCCAATGACCCAGAAAAACATCGAAGAGCTGCTGGCGATTGTCGAAGCCAGCAGCTTTAAGGAAAAAGCCTTTTACCGCAATACGCTGGAAGACTGGCAGAACGGCGATTTTTCCGGTGCCGTCGATGTCCATAACACCATCTGGCACTGGCACGGCGGCTCCATCGGCAAAGCGACCCGCTTGATGTCGGAAGAGGAAGAACAGGCATATCTCCAGACGCATCTCCAATAAATGAACAAGTTAATGGACTGTACCTCAAAAAAGAAGATGCCGATTATCGGCATCTTCTCCCCTTCACTCTATTCATTTAATAAACGTCAAAATATGCTCCACAAACGGTTCGGTTTTTTCGATCTGCGTCCAGTGGCCGCATTCGTTGAAGACGTGCAGCTCGGCGTGCGGCAGCAGTTCGATAAGTTTGTAGCTTGTTTTTTCGATTGGAATAACTTGGTCGTTCAGGCCGTGGAACAGGAGTGCCGGAATCTGGATCTGGCGGAGTTCGTCGTGCGTCAGCGCCAGTTCATCGAGCTTGTTCTGGCGTGGTTCCGGGAACATCGCTTCGAATGACTGCTTGACGTCCGGGCGTATGCTCGCTTCGTAGCGCAGGCGGACAAGTTCTTCGTTGTTCGCGGCTTCCTGATTATAAGAGAATATTTTGATCAGTTCGCGCATAGACTCCAGGCTTGCTTTATAGCCCCATACCTTTTCTAATCCTTCTGAAACAGGGAATTGGATACCTGCACTTCCCATCAGTATGAGTTTTTTCACTAATTCCGGTCTTTGTAAAGCGACATGCAGCGACAGGGCGCCGCCCATCGAATTGCCCACCAGATAGACCGGGCCATCCGATACCGCTTCGATAAAGCCGATCAAATGCTCGACCCATAAATCCACAGGATAGTCGTTGCTTTCCCGTTTATCTGTTTCACCGAAGCCGATGATGTCTGGAGCGAACACATGGTACTTCTCGCTCAGCGTCGGGATGACGAGGCGCCAGTTCGCAAAAGCAGAAACGCCGGGGCCTGAGCCGTGGATGAGGATAATCGTTTCTTCCCCTGTGCCTTCCTCGTGGTAATGCGTGTTGATGCCGTTGATGTCGATGAATTTTGAAGCGATGTTTGCAGTTGTTGTCATCATCATTCTCCTTCCATTCTAGTAAACAGGCCAGAAGAAACGATTGCTAGTTTCCTCCAGCCCCTTATTAGTCGATGCCGGGAAATTCATTTTATTTATTATGCATTTTCCACTGGTGCTTTTGTTCTGACCGGTGTCGCGTATTCGAAGAATTCCGCAGGCAGGTTCGAGCCGTGCCAGATGATCGCATGCTCCAGATCTGCGCCTTTCCATTCGACCGTTTTCCAGGCCGGATCGAAAATCTGGTAGCCTGAGTCGCCGAACAATTCCACTCGATTGCCGCCTGGTTCGATTACGTAGAGGAAGTTAGCTTGTGTTACCCCATGCTTTCCTGGACCTGCTTCAATAGTAAATCCAGCTTCAATTAATAAATCGGCAACATCCGCTAAATGTTGTGGATAGCCGTACCAGTAGCAGATATGGTGAAGGCGGCCTGTTTCACCTAAACCATCTCCCGTAATTGCGATGTCATGCACTAAATTACTGACACTTAACCATGCAGCTATATCTTTGTTATCCTCATCCAGAATACGTTCGCGTACCTTGAAGCCGAGCGCTTCTTCGAGGAACTCAACATTTTTGTTGGTTTCGCTGGCTGCCAAATTGACATGGTCAATGCGGCGCACCGGCACTCCCCGGTTCGGACGCTTTTGCGGACGGTTCAATAATGGCGTTTTCTGGTCTTCCGGTGCCTCGTAATATTCCACGTCCCACAGGATTTCCATCTTATGGCCATCCGGCAATGTGAACTGGTAAGCACGTCCGTGCCCGATGTCCCCATCGATCCAGCCAAGGCCATAGCCCGTTGCTTCAATCGCCTGGGCACGGCGTTCCAAAGCCTGCGGCGAAGTGGCGCGCCAAGCAACATGCCCAAGGCCCGCTTCGTCATTTGCCGTGATGATCAACGTATTGTGATAAAAATCTTCGTAAGCGCGCATGTAAACGGAATTGCCTTCGCGGTAGGATTCTTCCATCCCTAAAATTTCTCTGAAAAACTTGACGGATCCTTCAAGGTTCGTGCTGTAAATCTCCACGTGCGCCAGTTGTGCTACATCCAAAATCGGTTCTTTTGTCATTGTAGTTGCCTCCTCAGATTTTTTTACCACGTTGGGTTTCCTTTAAAGCCGAAAATCGATTTGCCGTATGCTGCCAGTGAATCTTCGTACAGATGCGTCGGATGGACCGCCACCGTCATGATGTCGCGGACGAACATTTCAGTCGGGTCGGTTTTGAAAATCGAGTTGCCGCCCAGTGTTAATAAAACGCGCAGCGCCATTTCCGCCGCATTTTTCGAGACGTAGCCGCGGATCGCAAACAGCTTTTCGCGCTCTTCCTCGTCCAAAGTCTTCATGCTGTTTTCCTGGTAATGCGTCAGCCGCTCCAAATACTCATTCGACAAGCCTTTCAGCGAACTTAGCTGGATTTTCATCTCCGCGAGGACGCGCTGGCTGCTCGCCGCTTCTTTTTCGTTCTGGCCATTGTTGAAAATGCGGATGCGGTTTTCCGTTTTGTTCTGGAAAATATCCAGCAGCCGTTCAACGCCGCCGATCTGGATAAACTGGAAGCCCATTAGGAAGAATTGCATATACGGCACATTGGCGATTTGGTATTCCGGCTCGTAATTGTCTTCCCCGAGCCCTTGGCCGGCCAGTACGCGGGCCATTTTGAACACCCGGTTCGGGGGGATGTAGACATTGTCCACGAGTACGCCGTTGCTGCCTGTACC is part of the Planococcus shenhongbingii genome and harbors:
- a CDS encoding DUF6241 domain-containing protein → MKQIIVTTFISFTVIALLAIGGYLFIQREAAKSEEPDAAAGSVKDPEAQKIMDHLETAGTGLPEAMNETRLQFYLHEMTHSKVYAEDKWGTARPMTQKNIEELLAIVEASSFKEKAFYRNTLEDWQNGDFSGAVDVHNTIWHWHGGSIGKATRLMSEEEEQAYLQTHLQ
- a CDS encoding alpha/beta fold hydrolase gives rise to the protein MMMTTTANIASKFIDINGINTHYHEEGTGEETIILIHGSGPGVSAFANWRLVIPTLSEKYHVFAPDIIGFGETDKRESNDYPVDLWVEHLIGFIEAVSDGPVYLVGNSMGGALSLHVALQRPELVKKLILMGSAGIQFPVSEGLEKVWGYKASLESMRELIKIFSYNQEAANNEELVRLRYEASIRPDVKQSFEAMFPEPRQNKLDELALTHDELRQIQIPALLFHGLNDQVIPIEKTSYKLIELLPHAELHVFNECGHWTQIEKTEPFVEHILTFIK
- a CDS encoding catechol 2,3-dioxygenase, coding for MTKEPILDVAQLAHVEIYSTNLEGSVKFFREILGMEESYREGNSVYMRAYEDFYHNTLIITANDEAGLGHVAWRATSPQALERRAQAIEATGYGLGWIDGDIGHGRAYQFTLPDGHKMEILWDVEYYEAPEDQKTPLLNRPQKRPNRGVPVRRIDHVNLAASETNKNVEFLEEALGFKVRERILDEDNKDIAAWLSVSNLVHDIAITGDGLGETGRLHHICYWYGYPQHLADVADLLIEAGFTIEAGPGKHGVTQANFLYVIEPGGNRVELFGDSGYQIFDPAWKTVEWKGADLEHAIIWHGSNLPAEFFEYATPVRTKAPVENA
- a CDS encoding acyl-CoA dehydrogenase; this encodes MLINQVEARKTAANRDELIEKAKQIGLIAEKYASEAEQNAKLSDVVIEKIREAEFHKLLRPKAYGGQDLDYFTFGEMIRTIAYHSVPAAWLSYFFVIHETWPAFLPKESREELFGSGELMADVFAPVGKVTDDGEGYRLSGQWNFCSGVLWSDWIALGAVAKLKDGEVPEYSMFIVHKDDVDIVDNWDTLGLRGTGSNGVLVDNVYIPPNRVFKMARVLAGQGLGEDNYEPEYQIANVPYMQFFLMGFQFIQIGGVERLLDIFQNKTENRIRIFNNGQNEKEAASSQRVLAEMKIQLSSLKGLSNEYLERLTHYQENSMKTLDEEEREKLFAIRGYVSKNAAEMALRVLLTLGGNSIFKTDPTEMFVRDIMTVAVHPTHLYEDSLAAYGKSIFGFKGNPTW